In Hamadaea flava, a genomic segment contains:
- a CDS encoding DUF4838 domain-containing protein, producing the protein MPQQFSRRTVLAGGAGAFGLAAAALRTGVANAAPVQRRGPIVISDGRARASLVLPAEPHPDERQAADELISHLSDMAGVEVRAGTAPVPGLLPVYVGAACPDLRLDDVDDPDGTGHSFRIQVTHNRIQLAGTGSAGTLFAAYELLEQLGVRWLMPGPHGTVLPRVSNVIAPEQDLIGVPTFGSRQLHFVDNYLGTMPPGVDRNEGADWSRRRRLRGESWDAHGIDLQPPASKTAEPELYIHENGVPTNQLDVTNPEVLRRATAYARTQLAANPELRVLRMGPADGHGFGVTDWDAGNWDTLAGLPSVTDRYIRFFNLVLEDLQRDHPDVGIAFFCYDNYMLPPVRVVPNRKIIPALAPINVDRLHTAAEPSGQERRYYLRLADRWRTMVDGWSYRGYLFNLADPGLPFVPIAPARDEIPLYVRHKSRYGCRMEVSASWGYDAPAFYLATKLMWDATADPAAVLAEFCAAAYGPAAAPMADYFGKIADTVSRAPIMTGRWLAHVRIFTATDFEKLDQLLADAERRADDTGDPGIVDRVAVARIAFQFGWSIWDALRSWHEGSFTQAAASLTRAESDFAVAVSHQPVALYPQRRNFMNLIAPPIRAAAERTAGDNEIVWSLPDELSAILDDTDDGLADELYAADVPDAGWRPLATRSRSASDQGLSYFRGAYWYRTSLPISAAWAERRLSLWLGSVDESVRAWVNGTELPLIAGSKSFQPWEFDLRGKLRFDGTDRLVMRVVNRNLNELGTGGLVGPAFVWAGEAITPLSAPPPVVRGPGRRDLGQVPQPVVVSTAGWHQQLPAQWRAKIDPVGDCAELGLWERQIPTANQWLELATDRSIAEQGLAYYSGGLVYRFDGQLPSQARSGRLMVPSRARLVSAWLDDKPLRAVGWSDDVHSYALPSIPNRSVTLVIAIRDSPGAGRGGLHGRVTVTDPG; encoded by the coding sequence ATGCCGCAGCAATTCAGCAGACGTACAGTCCTCGCCGGCGGTGCCGGAGCGTTCGGCTTGGCGGCCGCGGCTCTGCGGACCGGCGTCGCCAACGCCGCGCCCGTCCAGCGACGGGGCCCGATCGTGATCAGCGACGGGCGTGCCCGCGCGTCGCTCGTGCTGCCGGCCGAGCCGCACCCGGACGAACGGCAGGCAGCCGACGAGCTGATCAGCCATCTGAGCGACATGGCCGGCGTCGAGGTCCGCGCCGGAACCGCACCGGTTCCGGGCCTGCTGCCCGTCTACGTCGGCGCCGCCTGCCCGGACCTGCGGCTCGACGACGTCGACGACCCGGACGGCACCGGGCACTCGTTCCGGATCCAGGTGACCCACAACCGGATACAGCTGGCCGGCACCGGTTCCGCCGGTACGCTTTTCGCGGCGTACGAACTGCTGGAGCAACTCGGCGTGCGGTGGCTCATGCCAGGGCCGCACGGCACCGTCCTGCCTCGCGTGAGCAACGTGATCGCGCCCGAACAGGACTTGATCGGCGTGCCCACGTTCGGCAGCCGCCAGCTGCACTTCGTCGACAACTACCTCGGCACGATGCCACCCGGCGTCGATCGCAACGAAGGCGCGGACTGGTCGCGTCGGCGTCGGCTTCGCGGCGAGTCCTGGGACGCGCACGGCATCGACCTGCAGCCACCGGCGTCGAAGACGGCGGAGCCGGAGCTCTACATCCACGAGAACGGCGTACCCACCAATCAGCTCGACGTGACGAATCCGGAGGTGCTGCGGCGGGCCACCGCGTACGCGCGTACCCAGCTCGCGGCCAACCCCGAGCTGAGGGTGCTGCGGATGGGCCCGGCCGACGGGCACGGCTTCGGCGTCACCGATTGGGATGCCGGCAATTGGGACACCCTCGCCGGGCTGCCCAGCGTGACCGATCGATACATCCGGTTCTTCAATCTCGTCCTGGAGGATCTGCAGCGCGACCATCCGGATGTCGGCATCGCGTTCTTCTGCTACGACAACTACATGCTGCCGCCGGTCCGAGTCGTGCCGAACCGCAAGATCATCCCGGCGCTGGCGCCGATCAACGTCGACCGGCTGCACACCGCGGCCGAGCCGAGCGGCCAGGAACGGCGCTACTACCTGCGACTCGCAGACCGGTGGCGAACAATGGTCGACGGCTGGTCCTACCGGGGCTATCTGTTCAACCTCGCCGATCCGGGCTTGCCGTTCGTGCCGATCGCGCCGGCACGCGACGAGATTCCACTCTATGTTCGGCACAAGTCGCGATACGGCTGCCGGATGGAGGTCTCGGCCAGCTGGGGTTACGACGCTCCGGCCTTCTACCTGGCCACCAAGCTGATGTGGGACGCGACAGCCGATCCCGCCGCCGTGCTCGCGGAATTCTGCGCCGCCGCGTACGGGCCCGCCGCCGCGCCGATGGCCGACTACTTCGGCAAGATCGCCGACACCGTGTCGCGAGCTCCGATCATGACCGGTCGATGGCTAGCACACGTCCGGATCTTCACCGCGACGGACTTCGAGAAGCTCGACCAGCTCCTCGCCGACGCCGAGCGTCGGGCCGACGACACCGGCGATCCGGGCATCGTCGATCGAGTCGCGGTGGCCCGCATCGCCTTCCAGTTCGGATGGTCGATCTGGGACGCGCTGCGCTCCTGGCACGAAGGTTCCTTCACACAAGCCGCCGCCAGCCTGACCCGGGCGGAAAGCGACTTCGCCGTGGCAGTGTCCCACCAGCCCGTCGCGCTCTATCCGCAACGGCGCAACTTCATGAACTTGATCGCGCCCCCGATTCGGGCGGCGGCGGAACGGACTGCCGGCGACAACGAGATCGTCTGGTCCCTCCCGGATGAGCTGTCCGCGATCTTGGACGATACCGACGACGGGCTCGCTGACGAGCTGTACGCAGCCGACGTGCCCGATGCCGGCTGGCGACCGCTCGCCACTCGCTCCCGGTCCGCCTCCGATCAAGGGTTGAGCTACTTTCGGGGCGCCTATTGGTATCGCACCTCGCTACCGATCTCGGCGGCCTGGGCGGAACGACGGCTGTCACTCTGGCTGGGATCAGTGGACGAGTCCGTGCGCGCCTGGGTCAACGGCACCGAGCTTCCGCTGATCGCCGGGTCCAAATCGTTCCAGCCATGGGAGTTCGATCTCCGCGGAAAGCTGCGTTTCGACGGCACCGACCGGCTGGTAATGCGAGTGGTCAATCGCAACCTCAATGAACTCGGCACCGGCGGCCTCGTGGGACCCGCCTTCGTCTGGGCCGGCGAAGCGATCACACCGCTGTCCGCCCCGCCGCCGGTTGTCCGCGGCCCCGGCCGCCGTGACCTCGGCCAAGTGCCGCAGCCGGTGGTCGTCAGCACCGCAGGTTGGCACCAGCAGCTCCCGGCCCAGTGGCGGGCCAAGATCGACCCAGTCGGCGACTGCGCCGAGCTCGGGCTGTGGGAACGCCAGATCCCCACCGCGAACCAGTGGCTGGAGCTGGCCACGGACCGATCGATCGCCGAGCAGGGCTTGGCGTACTACTCCGGCGGCCTGGTCTACCGGTTCGACGGCCAACTGCCCAGCCAAGCCAGATCCGGCCGGCTGATGGTGCCCAGCCGGGCTCGGCTGGTGTCGGCATGGCTCGACGACAAACCGCTACGAGCCGTCGGCTGGAGCGACGACGTGCACTCCTACGCCCTGCCGTCCATTCCGAACCGCTCCGTGACCCTGGTGATCGCCATCCGGGACTCCCCCGGAGCGGGCCGCGGTGGCCTGCACGGCCGGGTGACCGTTACCGACCCCGGCTGA
- a CDS encoding ArsR/SmtB family transcription factor, whose product MHAFDVLGDPVRRRVPELLADGERAAGDVGVVIRAEFGISPPGVSQHLRVLRESGFVVVRPDGMRRLYAVKAAPLREVDIWLERLRQFWSRRLDALATEVARGQRQRRDQRDNGGNTAGTPDRRQGTESSSEEEK is encoded by the coding sequence GTGCACGCTTTCGACGTCCTCGGCGACCCGGTGCGACGCCGAGTACCGGAGCTGCTCGCCGACGGAGAGCGGGCCGCCGGCGACGTCGGCGTGGTCATCCGGGCAGAGTTCGGCATCTCGCCACCTGGGGTGTCGCAGCACCTGCGGGTGCTGAGGGAGTCGGGTTTCGTCGTCGTCCGTCCGGACGGCATGCGGCGCCTGTACGCGGTGAAGGCAGCACCTCTGCGGGAAGTCGACATCTGGCTGGAACGCCTCCGGCAGTTCTGGAGCCGGCGCCTGGACGCATTGGCCACCGAGGTCGCCCGCGGCCAACGCCAACGCCGCGACCAGCGCGACAACGGTGGAAACACTGCCGGGACACCGGATCGTCGGCAGGGAACCGAGTCAAGTAGCGAGGAAGAGAAATGA
- a CDS encoding SRPBCC family protein: MIDIVNQINATRREIGNLAVATGEGRSVLLRRVYDAPIEDVWSACTDPQRLGRWLGPVEGDLRVGGTFQLKDNAGGEILRCDEPRLIKVTWVFGEGMPTEVEVRLATSDGGRTALELEHASPAQIVDELLRTYGPGGTIGVGCGWDLALLGLDLFLHGVEFDPATWQDTPEGKEFAIRGCHAWGSAIQAAWGTSDDSIAAAIAFAVQPFAAETSGDR; the protein is encoded by the coding sequence ATGATCGACATCGTCAACCAGATCAACGCCACCCGCCGAGAGATCGGCAACCTGGCGGTTGCCACCGGTGAAGGGCGGTCGGTGTTACTGCGGCGGGTCTACGACGCCCCGATCGAGGACGTCTGGAGCGCCTGCACCGACCCGCAGCGGCTCGGCCGATGGCTGGGCCCGGTCGAAGGCGACTTGCGTGTCGGCGGTACGTTCCAGCTCAAGGACAACGCCGGGGGCGAAATCCTGCGCTGCGACGAACCCCGCCTGATCAAGGTGACCTGGGTCTTCGGCGAGGGCATGCCGACTGAGGTCGAGGTGCGCCTCGCGACCAGCGACGGCGGTCGCACCGCTTTGGAGCTGGAGCATGCCTCACCCGCGCAGATCGTCGACGAACTCCTACGCACGTACGGTCCCGGTGGCACGATCGGTGTCGGCTGCGGCTGGGACCTCGCGCTGCTCGGCCTCGACCTCTTCCTGCACGGCGTGGAGTTTGACCCCGCCACCTGGCAGGACACCCCAGAGGGAAAGGAATTCGCCATCCGCGGCTGCCACGCGTGGGGGTCCGCGATCCAGGCTGCCTGGGGAACCAGCGATGACAGTATCGCGGCGGCCATCGCGTTCGCGGTGCAGCCGTTCGCGGCCGAGACCAGCGGTGACCGCTGA
- a CDS encoding DUF998 domain-containing protein — MTHDVIATTAGRAPRAAAGSTRMLLTCGMFAGPLYIVVVVFQMLTRDGFDISRHPASMLSNGDYGWMQIANFVASGLLFVACAIGLHRVLRPAASPGGKWGPRLIGVFGAGMLGSAAFSADPADGFPPGTPTGPPTTMSWHAAVHLLVAAIAFLALVAACFVFARRFVAAGLAGWAAFSGVTGAAFLVTWSLIFTLQGSRPANIAFALAIALAMAWASLLAAHHRPNRRQSEG; from the coding sequence ATGACCCACGACGTCATCGCCACCACCGCCGGCAGGGCGCCCCGCGCCGCAGCCGGGTCGACGAGAATGCTGCTGACCTGCGGCATGTTCGCCGGACCGCTCTACATCGTAGTGGTCGTCTTCCAGATGCTCACCAGGGACGGATTCGATATCAGCCGGCATCCGGCCAGTATGCTGAGCAACGGCGACTACGGATGGATGCAGATCGCCAACTTCGTGGCCAGCGGTCTGCTGTTCGTGGCGTGTGCGATCGGGCTGCACCGGGTCCTGCGCCCGGCAGCGAGTCCGGGAGGCAAGTGGGGACCGCGGCTGATCGGCGTCTTTGGCGCCGGGATGCTGGGCTCGGCCGCTTTCTCCGCTGACCCCGCCGACGGCTTCCCACCGGGCACACCGACCGGCCCTCCCACCACGATGAGCTGGCACGCAGCGGTGCACCTCCTGGTCGCCGCCATCGCCTTTCTCGCGCTCGTCGCCGCATGCTTCGTCTTCGCCCGGCGGTTCGTCGCGGCCGGTCTTGCCGGTTGGGCTGCCTTCAGCGGCGTGACCGGCGCGGCCTTCCTTGTCACCTGGAGCTTGATCTTCACGCTGCAGGGATCGCGCCCGGCCAACATCGCCTTCGCCCTCGCGATCGCCCTTGCGATGGCATGGGCGTCCCTTCTCGCCGCGCACCATCGGCCCAACCGGCGACAAAGTGAAGGCTAG
- a CDS encoding LacI family DNA-binding transcriptional regulator yields MSRLADIAQHAGVSEATVSRVLNGRSGISDSTRNTVLTTLDVIGYERPVKLRGERPRLVGLVLPDLLNPIFPTFAEVVGGALVKKGFTPVLCTRTSRGVSEGDYVTMLLGQQVSGVIFAGGAYAQADADHEHYERLLQRRLPVVLINAAADDLGFSRVSTNDAAAVAKAHSHLRSLGHQRIGLLVGPLGHVPSQRKIQAFPGEPNLVERTILSLEGGAVAALQLIERGATGLICASDVLALGAIRGARSSGLAVPEDVSVIGYDDSALMTCVDPPLTTIRQPIEEIGQTAVALLEAQIAGSPLVSDEVLFDPELVLRRSTASVTHRAGER; encoded by the coding sequence ATGAGCCGGCTGGCCGACATCGCCCAGCACGCCGGCGTCAGCGAGGCTACGGTGAGCCGAGTGCTCAACGGCCGATCGGGGATCTCCGACTCGACCCGGAACACCGTGCTCACGACGCTGGACGTGATCGGCTACGAACGGCCCGTCAAGTTGCGCGGCGAACGCCCGCGTCTGGTCGGGCTCGTGCTGCCGGACCTGCTCAACCCGATCTTTCCCACATTCGCCGAGGTCGTCGGCGGCGCGTTGGTCAAGAAGGGCTTCACGCCGGTGCTGTGCACGCGCACGAGCAGAGGCGTCTCCGAAGGCGACTACGTCACGATGCTGCTCGGCCAGCAGGTGTCCGGCGTGATCTTCGCCGGCGGCGCGTACGCACAAGCCGACGCGGACCACGAGCACTACGAGCGGCTGCTGCAACGCAGACTGCCGGTCGTCCTCATCAACGCCGCGGCAGACGACCTGGGCTTCTCGCGGGTGTCCACCAACGACGCGGCGGCGGTAGCCAAGGCGCACAGCCATCTGCGCAGCCTCGGTCACCAGCGGATCGGCCTCCTGGTCGGCCCGCTGGGCCACGTGCCGTCACAACGCAAGATTCAGGCGTTCCCCGGTGAGCCGAACCTGGTCGAACGCACGATCCTTTCGCTGGAGGGCGGAGCTGTCGCGGCCCTCCAGCTGATCGAACGCGGTGCGACCGGACTGATCTGCGCCAGCGACGTGCTCGCCCTCGGCGCGATCCGCGGTGCCCGCAGCAGCGGGCTGGCCGTCCCCGAGGACGTCAGCGTGATCGGATACGACGATTCCGCCCTCATGACCTGCGTCGATCCGCCGCTGACGACGATCCGTCAGCCGATCGAGGAGATCGGACAGACAGCCGTGGCGCTCCTGGAGGCTCAAATCGCCGGTAGCCCGCTGGTCAGCGACGAAGTGCTGTTCGACCCCGAACTAGTCCTTCGTCGCAGTACGGCATCAGTAACTCACAGGGCGGGGGAGCGGTAG
- a CDS encoding carbohydrate ABC transporter permease, translating to MSSETLSSLARRVLLVVALGVLAIPFVVPTIWMVAASVKPLPEIFASPPSLWTDHPTLSAYSEAFTFQPFARQYFNSVYIALLVTAITLLVSSLAGYAFARIRFPGANALFVVVLIGLLVPSEVTIVPLFQMFKRAGMINTHWPLILVTALAAPCVLATFIMRQFFIALPAELEEAGRLEGLGRPGIWWRICVPLAKPALSAVGILTFLTSWNLYLEPTVYLTSPELFTLPQALTRFTDAYGGEMWNTQLAAATMTVLPVLIVFIIAQRQFVEGLAHSGLK from the coding sequence ATGAGCAGTGAAACCTTGAGTTCCCTGGCCCGACGCGTACTGCTGGTGGTGGCGCTCGGCGTCCTGGCGATTCCGTTCGTAGTGCCGACGATCTGGATGGTGGCGGCCTCGGTCAAACCCCTGCCGGAGATCTTCGCGTCCCCGCCGTCACTGTGGACCGATCACCCGACGCTGTCGGCGTACTCCGAAGCTTTCACCTTCCAGCCGTTCGCCCGGCAATATTTCAACAGCGTCTACATAGCGCTGCTGGTCACGGCGATCACCCTGCTGGTCTCCAGCCTCGCCGGGTACGCCTTCGCCCGCATCCGGTTCCCCGGCGCGAACGCCCTCTTCGTGGTGGTGCTCATCGGCCTGCTGGTGCCGAGCGAGGTGACGATCGTGCCGCTGTTCCAGATGTTCAAACGAGCCGGAATGATCAACACGCATTGGCCGTTGATTCTGGTCACCGCATTGGCAGCACCCTGCGTACTGGCCACGTTCATCATGCGGCAGTTCTTCATCGCCCTCCCCGCCGAACTCGAAGAGGCCGGGCGCCTGGAAGGACTCGGCCGCCCCGGAATCTGGTGGCGGATCTGCGTACCGCTGGCCAAACCCGCGCTGTCCGCCGTGGGGATCCTGACCTTCCTCACCTCGTGGAATCTCTACCTCGAACCCACCGTCTACCTCACCTCGCCGGAGTTGTTCACCCTTCCGCAGGCGCTCACCCGATTCACCGACGCCTACGGCGGCGAGATGTGGAACACCCAACTGGCCGCCGCCACGATGACAGTCCTGCCGGTGCTCATCGTCTTCATCATCGCCCAGCGCCAGTTCGTCGAGGGCCTGGCCCATTCGGGGCTCAAATGA
- a CDS encoding carbohydrate ABC transporter permease, whose product MSRASANARGTARPPFWTTRRRDVLSGYLFITPQLAGVLLFVLIPVGLAIWYSLNDWNVFTGKQTFVGAEHYAALASDPQLPSVLLATAIFSGGVVILNITLGLLIAVLLNRRFRGATLFRTLFFSPVVVSVVAWTLVWGFLLQDNGGINGLLATIGIKGPNWLQHGNTAMLSVIITQVVRSVGVNMVLFLSALQGVPSQLYEAARMDGAGGRTIFTRITLPLISPTVLLTAIITIVGALQSFAQIAVLTGGGPELSTTVLVYYVFQQAFEFNDIGYGSTLALMLLSFVMLLTLLQWQLRRKWVFHEQ is encoded by the coding sequence GTGTCCCGGGCGTCTGCCAACGCCCGGGGCACGGCCCGGCCGCCTTTCTGGACCACCCGCCGACGAGACGTGCTCAGCGGCTACCTCTTCATCACACCGCAGCTCGCGGGGGTCCTGCTGTTCGTGCTGATTCCGGTCGGCCTCGCGATCTGGTACAGCCTCAACGACTGGAACGTGTTCACCGGCAAGCAGACCTTCGTCGGAGCCGAGCATTACGCCGCACTGGCGTCCGACCCCCAGCTGCCGTCGGTCCTGCTCGCGACGGCGATCTTCTCCGGCGGCGTCGTGATCCTCAACATCACCCTCGGCCTGCTCATCGCCGTGCTCCTCAACCGTCGGTTCCGCGGAGCGACGCTGTTCCGCACACTGTTCTTCTCGCCGGTCGTCGTCTCCGTCGTCGCCTGGACTCTGGTCTGGGGCTTCCTGTTGCAAGACAACGGCGGCATCAACGGACTGCTCGCGACGATCGGCATCAAGGGGCCGAACTGGCTGCAGCACGGGAACACCGCCATGTTGTCGGTGATCATCACCCAGGTGGTCCGCAGCGTCGGCGTCAACATGGTGCTGTTCCTGTCCGCGCTCCAGGGCGTGCCCTCCCAGTTGTATGAGGCGGCCCGGATGGACGGGGCAGGCGGCCGGACGATCTTCACCCGGATCACCCTGCCGCTGATCTCGCCGACAGTGTTGCTGACCGCCATCATCACCATCGTGGGCGCACTGCAGTCGTTCGCGCAGATCGCCGTGCTGACCGGCGGCGGTCCGGAGCTGAGCACGACAGTGCTGGTCTACTACGTCTTCCAGCAGGCCTTCGAGTTCAACGACATCGGCTACGGCTCGACCCTCGCCCTGATGCTGCTGTCCTTCGTCATGCTGCTGACCTTGCTGCAATGGCAGCTTCGCCGGAAGTGGGTCTTCCATGAGCAGTGA
- a CDS encoding ABC transporter substrate-binding protein, translated as MINARKTLGALALTAMFGLSAACAGPAAETSGPAELRMTVWTSNEAQLKLLNSIGDAYRADHPDVSKITFESLPFADYNTTLTTQIAGGNAPDLAWMGDLSKDLIASDALVGLTDKLKATDGWQYDDLLPSVTAEYSRNGTLYAYPFSNSPYALYVNTDLLAKAGQKIDPATLTWDQVAAAGAAVHEKTGKAGFVIRDFDYKSWNVLATVWTGWGAAAWSPDGKTCTFASPEMQKAFSFLHDAAFTTKATPSPGTTADFFAGDAAFTIAQVSRASLLTGSFKFGLHPLPAGPAGKYAVLGQAGVGVLTSSKHQSQATDFLAYLTNPSNAEKLAQFFPPPRKSLLTGAKLAANNKTLSAEQLQTVVVDQLPNAVTLPNHTSPAEIAQKGKTALDAMWKADADIPAVLRSVCAAIDPILAK; from the coding sequence ATGATAAATGCACGCAAGACGCTCGGCGCCCTCGCGCTGACGGCGATGTTCGGGCTCAGCGCGGCCTGCGCCGGGCCGGCGGCCGAGACCTCAGGCCCGGCCGAGCTGCGGATGACGGTCTGGACCTCCAACGAGGCTCAGCTGAAATTGCTCAACTCCATCGGCGACGCGTATCGAGCCGACCACCCCGACGTCTCGAAGATCACGTTCGAGAGTCTGCCGTTCGCGGACTACAACACGACGCTCACCACGCAGATCGCCGGTGGCAACGCACCGGACCTCGCCTGGATGGGCGACCTGTCGAAGGACCTCATCGCCTCCGACGCCCTCGTCGGGCTCACCGACAAGCTCAAGGCCACCGACGGCTGGCAATACGACGACCTGCTCCCCAGCGTCACCGCCGAGTACAGCCGCAACGGCACGCTGTACGCGTACCCGTTCTCCAACTCGCCGTACGCCCTCTACGTCAACACCGACCTGCTCGCCAAGGCCGGTCAGAAGATCGACCCCGCCACGCTGACCTGGGATCAGGTCGCAGCCGCAGGCGCGGCCGTCCACGAGAAGACGGGTAAGGCCGGCTTCGTCATCCGCGACTTCGACTACAAATCGTGGAACGTGCTGGCCACCGTCTGGACCGGCTGGGGTGCCGCTGCGTGGAGCCCAGACGGCAAGACCTGCACCTTCGCCAGTCCCGAGATGCAGAAGGCCTTCTCCTTCCTGCACGACGCGGCGTTCACGACCAAGGCGACGCCCAGCCCGGGCACCACGGCGGACTTCTTCGCCGGTGACGCCGCCTTCACCATCGCCCAGGTTTCCCGAGCTTCACTGCTCACGGGCTCCTTCAAGTTCGGGCTCCACCCGCTACCGGCGGGTCCGGCGGGCAAGTACGCCGTGCTCGGGCAGGCCGGGGTCGGCGTACTGACCTCGAGCAAGCATCAGAGCCAGGCCACCGACTTCCTCGCGTACCTGACGAACCCGTCGAACGCCGAGAAGCTGGCCCAGTTCTTCCCGCCGCCCCGCAAGTCCCTGCTGACCGGGGCCAAGCTCGCCGCCAACAACAAGACGCTGAGCGCCGAACAGCTGCAGACCGTCGTCGTCGACCAGCTGCCGAACGCCGTCACCTTGCCCAACCACACCAGCCCCGCCGAGATCGCCCAGAAGGGCAAGACCGCGCTGGACGCCATGTGGAAGGCCGACGCCGACATCCCGGCCGTGCTGCGCTCGGTCTGCGCGGCAATCGACCCCATCCTGGCCAAGTAG
- a CDS encoding FAD-dependent oxidoreductase, producing the protein MRAIAADVAIIGGGLGSVAAALALLHRGRRVVMTEEYAWLGGQLTSQAVPPDEHIWVEQFGITARYRTLRDNIRRYYRDHYPLSQAARAERELNPGRGRVSRLCHEPRVALAVIEALLAPYRSSGRLTVVQPAVPVSADVVDGVVRTVTVKDLQTGADIVITAEFVLDGTETGDLLPLTGTEYVVGAEARSDTGEPSAAEVADPANVQSIAWCFTFDHVAGDHTIERPADYDQWRSFELPFWGAPMLSFVAPNPRTLVPEQRTMIVNPDQDNSGDPRFDAGDQDLWQFRRIAARQTFADGLYDSDIVLANWPQLDYVGGSIIDTGDRSRHLAAAKAQSRAYAYWLQTEAPRPDGGRGWPGLRLRGDLVGTPDGFAQAPYIRESRRIKALTTIREQDISIKARGYDGPARFDGSVGVGMYRIDLHPSTGGDNYIDVECAPFEIPLGSLVPVRVQNLLPAAKNIGTTHITNGAYRLHPVEWNVGESAGELAAFCLDRGLSPRQVATDAELVDSFQRRLVEAGVELHWPEVVGY; encoded by the coding sequence ATGCGCGCCATCGCCGCCGACGTGGCGATCATCGGTGGCGGGCTCGGCTCGGTAGCCGCAGCGCTCGCGTTGCTCCACCGCGGCCGCCGCGTGGTGATGACCGAGGAGTACGCCTGGCTCGGCGGGCAACTGACGTCGCAAGCAGTGCCACCGGACGAACACATCTGGGTCGAGCAGTTCGGCATCACCGCCCGCTATCGGACGCTCCGGGACAACATCCGGCGCTACTACCGCGACCACTACCCGCTGTCGCAAGCGGCCCGCGCCGAGCGGGAACTCAACCCGGGCCGCGGCCGGGTCAGCCGGTTGTGCCATGAGCCGCGAGTGGCGCTCGCCGTCATCGAAGCCCTGCTCGCGCCGTATCGGTCGAGCGGCCGACTGACCGTCGTGCAACCAGCGGTTCCGGTCTCGGCCGACGTCGTCGACGGCGTGGTCCGCACGGTCACGGTGAAGGACCTGCAGACCGGTGCCGACATCGTCATCACGGCAGAGTTCGTCCTCGACGGCACCGAGACCGGCGATCTGCTTCCGCTCACCGGGACCGAGTATGTCGTCGGCGCGGAGGCGCGGTCGGACACCGGCGAGCCGAGCGCGGCCGAGGTGGCCGACCCGGCCAACGTCCAGTCGATCGCATGGTGCTTCACCTTCGACCACGTCGCCGGTGACCACACCATCGAGCGACCGGCCGACTACGACCAGTGGCGCTCGTTCGAGCTGCCGTTCTGGGGTGCGCCGATGCTGTCGTTCGTCGCGCCGAATCCGCGCACCCTCGTGCCGGAACAGCGAACGATGATCGTCAACCCGGACCAGGACAATTCCGGTGACCCGCGCTTCGACGCCGGTGATCAGGATCTGTGGCAGTTCCGACGGATCGCCGCCCGGCAGACCTTCGCCGACGGCCTGTACGACAGCGACATCGTGCTGGCCAACTGGCCACAGTTGGACTACGTCGGCGGCTCGATCATCGACACCGGGGACCGCAGCCGGCACCTCGCCGCGGCGAAGGCACAGTCCCGGGCGTACGCGTATTGGCTGCAGACCGAGGCACCGCGACCCGACGGCGGACGCGGCTGGCCCGGGCTCCGCTTGCGCGGCGATCTGGTCGGCACGCCCGACGGCTTCGCCCAGGCGCCCTACATCCGGGAGTCCCGGCGGATCAAGGCGCTGACCACCATCCGCGAGCAGGACATCTCGATCAAGGCCCGCGGATACGACGGTCCGGCCCGTTTCGACGGCTCGGTCGGGGTCGGGATGTACCGGATCGACCTGCATCCGTCGACGGGCGGCGACAACTACATCGACGTCGAGTGCGCGCCGTTCGAGATCCCGCTGGGATCGCTGGTTCCGGTACGCGTCCAGAACCTGTTGCCGGCCGCCAAGAACATCGGCACCACCCACATCACCAACGGCGCGTACCGGCTGCATCCGGTCGAGTGGAACGTGGGGGAGTCCGCGGGGGAACTCGCCGCCTTCTGCCTCGACCGGGGCCTGAGCCCACGACAGGTCGCGACCGACGCCGAACTCGTCGACTCGTTCCAGCGCCGGCTCGTCGAGGCCGGCGTCGAGCTGCACTGGCCCGAGGTCGTCGGCTACTGA